A portion of the Macaca mulatta isolate MMU2019108-1 chromosome 2, T2T-MMU8v2.0, whole genome shotgun sequence genome contains these proteins:
- the TMEM89 gene encoding transmembrane protein 89 precursor (The RefSeq protein has 1 substitution compared to this genomic sequence) — MLHVLASLPLLLLLAMPASTHAWSRPLWYQVGLDLQPWGCQPKSMEGCRGGLSCPGYWLGPGASRIYPVAGVMITTTMLMICRKILQGRRCSQATKGEHPQVTTEPCGPWKRRAPISDHTLLRGVLHMLDALLVHIEGHLHHLATQRQIQIKGTSAQSG; from the exons ATGCTGCACGTGCTGGCCTCGCTGCCCTTGCTGCTCCTGCTGGCGATGCCTGCTCCAACCCACGCCTGGTCGCGACCCCTCTGGTACCAGGTGGGGCTGGACTTGCAGCCCTGGGGGTGTCAGCCAAAGAGCATGGAGGGCTGTAGGGGTGGCCTGAGCTGTCCTGGTTACTGGCTGGGCCCTGGAGCAAGCCGCATCTACCCTGTGGCTGGGGTCATGATCACCACCACCATGCTGATGATCTGCCGCAAGATACTGCAGGGGCGGCGGTGCTCACAGGCCACCAAGGGTGAG CATCCGCAGGTGACCACTGAGCCCTGCGGACCCTGGAAACGGCGGGCCCCAATCTCAGACCACACCCTGCTCCGTGGGGTCCTGCACATGCTGGATGCCCTCCTGGTCCACATCGAAGGCCACCTACATCATCTAGCCACCCAGCGGCAAATCCAAATAAAGGGGACTTCCGCCCAGAGTGGGTGA